The following are from one region of the Vulpes vulpes isolate BD-2025 chromosome 14, VulVul3, whole genome shotgun sequence genome:
- the CEP250 gene encoding centrosome-associated protein CEP250 isoform X1, whose protein sequence is METGGPGLNNMKPQSLQLVLEEQVLALQQQMAENQAASWRKLKNSQEAQQRQATLVRKLQAKVLQYRTWCQELEKQLEATGGPTPQRWESVEEPDLEQLLVRLEEEQQRCESLAEVNTQLRLHMEKADMVNKALREDVENLTVDWSRARDELRRKESQWQMEQEFFKGYLKGEHGRLLGLWREVVTFRRHFLEMKSATDRDLTELKAEHVKLSGSLLTCCLRLTVGTQSRESDGSGRRDGSEPTQLLLLLTKTQELEKEAHERSQELIQLKSRGDLEKAELQDQVTELSALLIQARKQNEEYEKMLGALRETVEILETNHAELMEHEASLSKNAQEEKLSLQQVIRDITQVLVMVEEGDSMTQGCGRDSSLELDPSGLSSQFDSQDPDKALTLVRSVVTQRRQAVQDLRQQLSACQEAMSSLRQQHNQWEEEGEALRQRLQKLTGERDTLAGQTSDLQGEVESLSKERELLQKTREELQQQLEVLEQEAWRLRRTNMELQLQGDSVQGEKEEQQEELHLAVRERERLQETLAGLEAKQSESLSELIILREALESCHLEGELLRQEQTEVTAALARAEQSVAELSSSENSLKAEVADLRAATIKLSALNEALALDKVGLNQQLLQLEQENQSVCHRMEAAEQARNTLQLGLAEAERSRETLQEKNTHLEAQLQKAEERGAELQADLRAIQDEKEEIQEKLSEISSSQARHQQEAALAQLDQLRQETKRQEEVLAREVQEKEALVRERAALEVRLQAVERDRQDLAEQLLGLSSAKEQLESTLFEAQQQNSLVEVTKGQLEVQIQTVIRAKEVIQGEVRCLKLELDNERNRAEQERETAARRLAQAEQEGQTALQQQKSAHEEEVNRLQEKWEKERSWHQQELDKALESLEKEKMELETRLREQQAEAEAIRTQREEERAEAESALCQMQLETEKERVSLLETLLQTQKELADASQQLERLRQDMKVQKLKEQETTQILQTQLREARGELEQAAQQNRDDLVAVQEECGALLQAKMDLQKRVEDLKSQLVSRDDSQRLVEQEVQEKLREAQEYSRIQKELEREKASLIQSLMEKEQRLLVLQEADSIRQQELSSLRQDMQESQEGQKELSTQVELLKQEVKEKEADFLAQEAQLLEELEASQVTEQRLRASLRALEAKAAQVQLRLRSTENQLAALVAEQQPGHQAQAQLASLCSVLQQALGFACESRPELHGGGDSASLWGPEPDQNGTGILLKRGPLLTALSAEAVASALQKLHQDLWKTQQARDDLREQALKLEQRLTDTEAEKSQVCTELQDLQRQLSQNQEEKSKWEGKQNSLESELTELHGTVASLQSRLRQAELQGLEAQNERELLQAAKESLTAQVERLQASVAEARAQAGATRALEEDLRTARSALKLKSEEAETERERAQALQEQGELKVAQGKALQENLAILAQTLSEREGEVEALRGSIQELEKQQEMQKATLEALSLDLKKKSEEVDVQQEQIQELEKCRSLLEDLPLAMQEQEQRLVAQREQIQELEKDRETQRNILEHQLLELEKKAQMIESQKGEIQDLKKQLVTLECLALEREENHHKMECQQKAIEELEGQREMQRVALTHLTLDLEEKSQELQAQSSQIDKLESHSTLLARELQDKDQELKSQREQVEELQRQKERLAQDLERRDQDVVLQRERIRVLEDQRTLQTKILEEDLGQIKLSLRERGRELASQRPPMQERAEEGKGQSKAQRGSLEHLKLILRDKEREVECQQERIQELKEYKDQLEQQLQGLHRKAGETGLLLTQREQEIVVLQRHLQEAAEQGELKERSLQGHLEEAQRALAQREQELEALQHQQQQALGQEETRKEEASTLQRALEQAHTALKERQGELEDHKEHVRRLQEELAMEGRRVQALEEVVGDLRAESREQEEALLALQQQGAERAQEHEVEVGGLRASLLQAETALKERDLELEALRADGRASQLREETARDWAQALQEALSKAQAAVQEKEQRLLSQAELSRSLETSTATLQAALDSCQAQARQLEEALRRREGEIQDRDLRHQEAVQQLQRALAQRDEELSHQKRQGQLLEQSLARRAREDAIQGKPGPEQEREEEEMRGLRESLRELQLTLAQKEEEILGLREAQQRKNLEDSLHSHTAPPEPSTDFATLGPRLQQELERLQTALRLTEAREIEWREKAQDLALSLAQSKASVSSLQEAAMFLQASVLERDLEQQRLQDELELTRQALEKEQLLSPSSTSRAEQRPREEVSEVKAEPSLGLEERQLWGQRLEYLQQAVAQLEIDRSRLQHHNVQLRATLEQVERERRKLKRESMRVSRTGGLEVKEAAASSPTQQDGRGGQKGSSDDKQMAELQKEVAMLRGQLSLERKQRQDYIARSVQTSRELAGLHHSLSHSLLAVAQAPEATVLEAETRKLDESLTQSLTSPGPALLCPSPSTIQAISR, encoded by the exons GTGTTGCAGTACCGGACCTGGTGCCAAGAGCTGGAGAAGCAGCTGGAAGCCACTGGG GGACCAACTCCTCAGAGATGGGAAAGCGTGGAGGAGCCAGACCTGGAACAGTTGCTGGTCCGTTTGGAGGAGGAACAACAGAG GTGTGAGAGTCTAGCAGAGGTGAACACCCAGCTTCGGCTGCACATGGAAAAAGCTGACATGGTGAATAAAGCACTTCGGGAAGATGTGGAAAACCTGACAGTGGACTGGAGCCGAGCCCGGGATGAGCTCAGGAGGAAGGAGAGCCAGTGGCAGAtggagcaggag TTCTTCAAGGGCTACCTGAAAGGGGAGCACGGTCGCCTTCTTGGTCTGTGGCGGGAGGTGGTGACCTTCCGACGCCACTTCCTGGAGATGAAGTCAGCTACTGACAG AGATCTGACGGAGCTCAAGGCTGAGCATGTGAAGCTTTCAGGGTCCCTGTTGACATGTTGTCTGCGCTTGACTGTGGGCACCCAGTCTCGAGAGTCAGATGGATCTGGGAGACGGGATGGGAGTGAGCCAACCCAGCTGCTGCTACTACTGACCAAGAcccaggagctggagaaggaagcgCATGAAAGGAGCCAGGAGCTAATACAGCTGAAGAGTCGGGGCGATCTGGAGAAGGCTGAGCTGCAGGATCA GGTGACGGAGCTCTCTGCTCTGCTGATCCAGGCTCGGAAGCAAAATGAAGAGTATGAGAAGATGTTAGGGGCCCTGAGAGAGACAGTGGAGATCCTG GAGACAAATCATGCAGAATTAATGGAACATGAGGCATCTCTCAGTAAGAATGCCCAAGAGGAGAAGCTGTCTTTACAGCAGGTGATCAGGGATATAACCCAGGTACTG GTCATGGTGGAAGAAGGGGACAGTATGACCCAAGGCTGTGGTCGAGACAGCTCCTTAGAATTGGACCCTAGTGGCCTCTCATCCCAGTTTGATTCCCAGGACCCAGACAAGGCCCTTACTCTGGTGCGTTCAGTGGTGACTCAAAGACGCCAGGCTGTGCAG gacctAAGGCAGCAGCTTTCGGCCTGTCAGGAAGCTATGAGCTCTTTGCGGCAGCAGCATAatcagtgggaggaggagggtgaggccTTAAGACAGCGTCTGCAGAAGCTCACCGGGGAACGCGACACTCTGGCAGGGCAGACCTCGGACCTACAGGGAGAGGTGGAGTCTCTCAGCAA GGAGCGAGAGCTCCTGCAGAAGACGAGGGAGGAGCTGCAGCAGCAGTTGGAGGTGCTAGAGCAGGAGGCATGGCGGCTGCGAAGGACAAACATGGAGCTTCAGTTGCAGGGGGATTCTGTTCAGGGtgagaaggaggagcagcaggaggagctgcaCCTGGCTGTCCGTGAAAGGGAGCGCCT TCAGGAGACACTAGCAGGTCTGGAAGCCAAACAGTCAGAATCACTCAGTGAACTGATCATTCTTCGGGAAGCCCTGGAGTCTTGTCACCTGGAAGGGGAGCTGCTGAGGCAAGAGCAAACAGAAGTGACTGCGGCGCTGGCCAGG GCAGAACAGTCAGTTGCAGAGCTGTCGAGTTCTGAAAACAGCCTGAAGGCCGAGGTTGCTGATCTTCGGGCTGCAACCATCAAGCTCAGCGCCTTAAATGAGGCTTTGGCCTTGGATAAGGTTGGACTGAACCAGCAGCTTCTCCAG TTAGAACAAGAGAACCAGTCTGTGTGCCACAGAATGGAAGCAGCAGAGCAGGCAAGAAACACTTTGCAGTTGGGCCTGGCAGAGGCCGAGAGGAGCAGGGAAACCCTACAGGAAAAGAACACTCACCTGGAGGCACAGCTgcagaaggcagaggagaggggtgctgagctgcaggcagatctCAGGGCCATCCaagatgagaaggaagaaattcaaGAGAAACTAAGCGAG ATTTCTTCCTCTCAGGCACGTCATCAGCAGGAGGCAGCCTTAGCTCAGCTGGATCAGCTGCGTCAGGAGACAAAGCGACAGGAAGAAGTGCTTGCTCGAGAAGTCCAGGAGAAGGAGGCCCTAGTACGGGAGAGAGCAGCCCTAGAGGTGCGGCTGCAGGCCGTGGAGCGAGACCGGCAGGACCTCGCTGAACAACTACTGGGCCTCAG CTCAGCCAAGGAGCAACTGGAGAGCACTCTGTTTGAGGCCCAACAACAAAATTCTCTGGTAGAGGTCACGAAGGGCCAGCTGGAGGTCCAGATTCAAACTGTCATTCGAGCCAAGGAAGTAATTCAAG GGGAAGTGAGGTGCCTGAAGCTGGAACTGGACAATGAGCGGAACCGGGCAGAACAAGAGCGGGAGACAGCAGCCAGACGGCTGGCCCAGGCCGAGCAAGAGGGGCAGACTGCCCTGCAGCAGCAGAAGTCAGCCCACGAGGAGGAGGTGAACCGGCTCCAGGAGAAATGG GAGAAGGAGCGCTCTTGGCACCAGCAGGAACTGGATAAGGCCCTGGAGAGCctagagaaggagaaaatggagcTGGAAACGAGGCTaagggaacagcaggcagaagcCGAGGCCATCCggacacagagggaggaagaacGGGCGGAGGCAGAGAGTGCCCTCTGCCAG ATGCAGCTcgaaacagagaaggagagagtgtcCCTCCTGGAGACCCTGCTGCAGACCCAGAAGGAGCTGGCAGATGCCAGCCAACAACTAGAGCGGCTGAGGCAGGACATGAAGGTCCAGAAGTTAAAGGAGCAG GAGACCACTCAGATCCTGCAGACCCAGCTCCGGGAGGCTCGGGGGGAGCTGGAGCAGGCAGCCCAGCAGAACAGAGATGACCTTGTTGCTGTCCAAGAAGAGTGCGGGGCCCTGCTGCAGGCGAAGATGGACCTGCAGAAGCGG GTGGAAGACTTGAAGTCTCAGCTCGTTTCCAGAGATGACTCCCAGAGGCTGGTGGAGCAGGAGGTTCAGGAGAAGCTGAGGGAGGCCCAGGAGTATAGCCGAATTCAgaaggagctggagagagagaaagccag CCTGATTCAGTCGCTGATGGAAAAGGAGCAGAGACTCCTTGTCTTACAAGAAGCTGACTCTATTCGACAACAGGAGCTGAGCTCCCTGCGCCAGGACATGCAGGAGTCCcaggaagggcagaaagagctCAGCACCCAG GTGGAATTACTGAAGCAGGAGGTGAAGGAAAAGGAGGCTGACTTTCTGGCTCAGGAAGCACAACtgctggaggagctggaggcaTCTCAAGTAACAGAGCAGCGGCTGCGAGCTTCCTTGCGGGCCCTGGAAGCCAAGGCAGCCCAAGTCCAGCTGCGACTGCGCAGCACAGAGAACCAGTTGGCAGCTCTGGTGGCAGAGCAGCAGCCGGGgcaccaggcccaggcccagctggcCAGCCTCTGTTCTGTCCTGCAGCAGGCCTTGGGGTTTGCTTGTGAGAGCAGGCCTGAGCTGCATGGCGGGGGAGACTCTGCTTCCCTCTGGGGCCCCGAGCCAG aCCAGAATGGAACTGGGATCCTCCTTAAGAGAGGGCCCCTCCTGACAGCTCTGTCAGCTGAGGCAGTGGCATCTGCCCTCCAGAAACTTCACCAAGACCTATGGAAGACTCAGCAGGCCCGG GATGATCTGCGGGAGCAGGCCCTGAAGCTGGAACAGCGTCTCACTGATACAGAGGCCGAGAAGAGTCAGGTCTGCACAGAATTGCAGGATTTGCAGAGACAACTCTCCCAGAACCAGGAAG AGAAATCCAagtgggaaggaaaacagaactCCCTGGAATCTGAGCTGACTGAACTGCATGGAACTGTGGCATCATTACAGAGTCGTCTACGGCAAGCAGAGCTGCAGGGACTAGAGGCCCAG AATGAGCGAGAGCTACTGCAGGCAGCCAAGGAGAGCCTGACAGCCCAGGTGGAACGTTTGCAGGCATCTGTGGCAGAAGCCAGGGCTCAGGCCGGTGCCACCAGGGCTCTGGAGGAGGACTTGAGAACTGCTCGCTCAGCCCTGAAACTCAAGAGTGAGGAAGCAGAGACCGAGCGTGAGCGGGCCCAGGCTCTGCAGGAGCAGGGCGAGCTGAAGGTGGCCCAAGGGAAGGCTCTACAGGAGAATTTAGCTATCCTGGCTCAGACTCTATCCGAAagagaaggggaggtggaggctTTGCGGGGAAGTATTCAGGAACTGGAAAAACAACAGGAGATGCAAAAGGCTACTTTGGAAGCTCTGTCTCTGGACCTGAAGAAGAAGAGTGAAGAGGTAGATGTGCAACAAGAACAGATCCAGGAGCTGGAGAAGTGCAGGTCCCTTTTAGAAGATCTGCCTCTGGCCATGCAGGAACAAGAGCAGAGGCTGGTTGCACAGAGGGAGCAAATCCAAGAGCTCGAGAAGGATCGAGAGACCCAGAGGAACATCTTGGAGCATCAGCTTCTCGAACTTGAGAAGAAGGCCCAAATGATAGAGTCCCAGAAAGGAGAGATTCAGGACCTGAAGAAGCAGCTGGTTACTCTGGAATGCCTGGCTCTGGAACGAGAGGAAAACCATCACAAGATGGAGTGCCAACAGAAGGCAATCGAGGAgctggagggccagagggaaatgCAGAGAGTAGCTCTGACCCACCTCACACTGGACCTGGAAGAAAAGAGCCAGGAGCTGCAGGCCCAGAGCAGTCAGATCGACAAGCTGGAGAGCCATAGCACCCTTCTGGCGCGAGAGCTCCAGGACAAGGACCAGGAGCTGAAGTCCCAGCGAGAACAGGTCGAGGAGctgcagaggcagaaggagcGTCTGGCTCAGGACCTAGAGAGGAGGGACCAGGACGTGGTGCTCCAGAGGGAAAGGATTCGGGTCCTAGAAGACCAAAGGACGCTGCAGACCAAGATCCTGGAGGAGGACCTGGGACAGATCAAGCTGTCCTTGAGAGAGCGAGGCCGGGAGCTGGCTTCCCAGAGGCCACCGATGCAGGAGcgggcagaggaagggaagggccAGAGTAAAGCCCAGCGCGGGAGCCTGGAGCACCTGAAGCTGATCCTGCGTGACAAGGAGAGGGAGGTAGAATGCCAGCAGGAACGCATCCAGGAACTGAAGGAGTATAAGGATCAGCTGGagcagcagctccagggcctACACAGGAAGGCAGGGGAGACTGGCCTCCTCCTGACTCAGCGAGAGCAGGAGATAGTGGTCCTGCAGCGGCATCTGCAGGAAGCCGCAGAACAGGGGGAGCTGAAAGAGCGGTCACTTCAGGGTCACCTGGAAGAGGCCCAGAGAGCCCTGGCCCAGAGGGAACAGGAGCTCGAGGCCCTGCAGCACCAACAGCagcaggccctggggcaggaggagactAGGAAGGAAGAGgcaagcaccctacagagggctCTGGAGCAGGCCCACACGGCACTGAAAGAGCGCCAGGGAGAGCTTGAGGACCACAAGGAGCATGTGCGAAGGCTCCAGGAGGAGCTGGCCATGGAGGGACGGCGTGTGCAGgccctggaggaggtggtgggtgACCTAAGAGCTGAGTCTCGGGAGCAGGAGGAGGCTTTGCTGGCCCTCCAGCAACAGGGTGCTGAGCGGGCACAGGAGCATGAGGTGGAGGTCGGGGGCCTGCGGGCCAGCCTGCTACAGGCAGAGACTGCACTCAAGGAACGGGACCTGGAGCTGGAGGCCCTGCGAGCCGATGGCCGGGCCTCCCAGCTTCGGGAGGAGACAGCCCGGGACTGGGCCCAAGCTCTGCAGGAGGCCCTAAGCAAGGCCCAGGCTGCCGTGCAGGAGAAAGAGCAGCGGCTGCTGAGTCAAGCAGAGTTGAGCCGCAGCCTAGAGACCAGCACCGCCACTTTACAGGCTGCCCTGGACTCCTGCCAGGCACAAGCCAGGCAGCTAGAGGAGGCTCTGAGGAGGCGAGAGGGTGAGATCCAGGACCGGGACCTCCGGCACCAGGAGGCCGTGCAGCAGCTCCAGCGGGCACTTGCCCAGAGAGATGAAGAATTGAGCCATCAGAAGAGACAGGGGCAGCTGCTAGAGCAGTCTCTGGCCCGGAGGGCCCGAGAAGATGCCATCCAAGGGAAGCCAGGTccggagcaggagagagaagaggaagagatgaggGGCCTTCGAGAAAGCCTAAGGGAGTTGCAGCTGACTCTAGCCCAAAAGGAAGAGGAGATCCTGGGGCTGAGGGAGGCCCAGCAAAGGAAGAATCTGGAGGACTCACTGCACAGCCACACAGCGCCCCCAGAGCCCTCTACAGACTTTGCCACCTTAGGGCCCAGGCTGCAGCAGGAGCTGGAGCGACTGCAGACAGCGCTGAGGCTAACTGAGGCCAGGGAGATTGAGTGGAGGGAGAAGGCCCAGGACTTGGCGCTGTCCCTGGCCCAGAGCAAGGCTAGCGTCAGCAGTTTGCAGGAGGCAGCCATGTTCCTACAGGCCTCTGTTCTGGAGCGGGACTTGGAACAGCAGAGGCTGCAG GATGAGTTGGAGCTCACCAGACAGGCTCTGGAGAAGGAGCAGCTCCTGAGCCCTAGTTCAACCAGCAGAGCagaacagaggcccagagaagag GTGTCAGAAGTCAAGGCTGAGCCTAGTCTTGGGCTGGAGGAGAGGCAGCTATGGGGACAAAGGCTGGAGTACCTCCAGCAAGCAGTGGCACAGCTGGAGATTGACCGGAGCAGGCTGCAGCACCACAATGTCCAGCTGCGGGCCACCTTGGAGCAG GTGGAGCGAGAGCGCAGGAAGCTGAAGAGGGAGTCCATGCGCGTGTCACGGACAGGCGGCCTGGAGGTTAAGGAAGCTGCGGCTTCGTCCCCCACACAGCAG